A DNA window from Halomicrobium mukohataei DSM 12286 contains the following coding sequences:
- a CDS encoding DUF7289 family protein translates to MTERAQSHVVGVVLLLGLTAIAMGGLTATIGTIVDDQTASADATRVADDLDAALRPVETTGHRSATVSFADGTLGVEDRELRVLDSSGVVATVETDAVVFESEQRRVGAVAGAITRGRGDNTWLRATPPITSGPDVLVVGAQRLNGSGSVGGTGGVTTTLRTNVTHDRQALGSGEYRVAIETATPGAFERFARERGLDATVRDLDGDGVPSAVIEFEGTRTAYLVVHDMRLEVGT, encoded by the coding sequence ATGACCGAGCGCGCACAGTCTCACGTCGTCGGCGTGGTCCTGTTGCTCGGACTGACGGCCATCGCGATGGGCGGGCTGACCGCGACGATCGGAACGATCGTCGACGACCAGACCGCGAGCGCGGACGCGACCCGCGTCGCAGACGACCTCGACGCCGCGTTGCGGCCGGTCGAGACGACGGGGCATCGCTCGGCGACGGTCAGCTTCGCCGACGGGACCCTCGGCGTCGAAGACCGGGAGCTCCGCGTCCTCGACAGCAGTGGCGTCGTGGCGACTGTCGAGACGGACGCCGTGGTCTTCGAGAGCGAGCAGCGCCGCGTCGGGGCCGTCGCCGGTGCGATCACCCGCGGTCGGGGAGACAACACGTGGCTCAGAGCGACGCCACCGATCACGAGCGGGCCTGACGTGCTCGTCGTCGGCGCACAGCGGCTCAACGGCTCCGGCAGCGTCGGCGGCACGGGCGGCGTGACGACGACACTCCGGACCAACGTCACACACGACCGGCAGGCACTCGGGAGCGGCGAGTACCGGGTCGCGATCGAGACGGCGACCCCCGGCGCGTTCGAGCGATTCGCACGGGAGCGCGGTCTGGACGCGACGGTCCGGGACCTCGACGGCGACGGTGTCCCCAGCGCCGTGATCGAGTTCGAGGGGACGCGGACGGCGTATCTGGTCGTCCACGACATGCGACTGGAGGTGGGGACGTGA
- a CDS encoding DUF7266 family protein has protein sequence MNDRAVTPVVEKTITIGLVALFLAGVTTSLFGGAVPAARDAAGGSIGDRTLATATERVEQAIPPNVANVTVRERVRLPATIRGSGYAIEADGRSLVLDHPEPAVGGRSRLVVPPSVQRVSGSWESGSELVVVVRTANGGLSVALQEGRP, from the coding sequence GTGAACGACCGCGCGGTCACGCCGGTCGTCGAGAAGACGATCACGATCGGACTGGTCGCGCTCTTTCTGGCCGGCGTGACCACTTCGCTGTTCGGCGGAGCGGTCCCGGCAGCCCGCGACGCCGCCGGTGGGTCGATCGGCGATCGGACGCTGGCGACGGCGACCGAGCGCGTCGAGCAAGCGATCCCGCCAAACGTCGCGAACGTGACCGTCCGTGAGCGCGTCAGGTTGCCGGCGACGATCCGGGGCAGCGGCTACGCGATCGAAGCTGACGGTCGATCGCTCGTCCTCGATCATCCCGAACCGGCAGTCGGTGGTCGCAGTCGGCTGGTGGTGCCACCGAGCGTACAGCGAGTGAGCGGCTCGTGGGAGAGCGGGAGTGAACTGGTCGTCGTCGTCCGGACGGCCAACGGCGGCCTGTCGGTCGCGCTTCAGGAGGGACGCCCGTGA
- a CDS encoding DUF7263 family protein, whose amino-acid sequence MSRQSRASCGRAQTGLPALAIALLVLTMVTGISLALADGAIGAADREPGERRVAVSLAAGLVAPESPLTERANVLGEERLSNVDQRQLRTAFPVTDETAVRVELDGDPLVTTGTPRTGTTIRRLVVVEERTTERVEPSLGWQRRVTLPQRGAGARLTLVPPAGTNVTTVRANDRVVLHDEDGLAGTYEIDLSRFETTTLQFSASGPLPDGSVEVEYDAIRTHKATLAVTADG is encoded by the coding sequence GTGAGTCGGCAGTCGCGGGCATCGTGCGGGCGCGCCCAGACCGGACTACCGGCACTCGCGATCGCGCTACTCGTCCTGACGATGGTGACCGGCATCAGTCTCGCACTGGCCGACGGGGCGATCGGAGCGGCCGACCGCGAGCCCGGTGAACGACGCGTCGCCGTCTCGCTGGCGGCCGGCCTCGTCGCGCCCGAGTCCCCGCTGACGGAACGCGCGAACGTGCTCGGCGAGGAACGGCTGTCGAACGTCGACCAGCGCCAGTTGCGAACGGCGTTCCCGGTCACCGACGAGACGGCAGTCAGGGTCGAACTTGACGGTGACCCGCTCGTGACGACCGGTACGCCGCGAACGGGGACGACGATCCGCCGCCTCGTGGTCGTCGAGGAGCGAACGACGGAACGGGTCGAGCCGTCGCTGGGCTGGCAGCGGCGCGTGACGCTGCCACAGCGGGGCGCTGGCGCACGCCTCACGCTCGTCCCGCCGGCCGGCACGAACGTGACCACGGTCCGAGCGAACGATCGCGTCGTCCTCCACGACGAGGACGGCCTCGCCGGCACCTACGAGATCGACCTCTCCAGGTTCGAGACCACGACGTTACAGTTCTCGGCGAGCGGACCGCTACCCGACGGCAGCGTCGAAGTGGAGTACGACGCGATTCGGACGCACAAGGCGACGCTGGCGGTGACTGCCGATGGATAG
- a CDS encoding DUF7262 family protein — MDRAQLPVSLLEAALGVVVILAVALGFVVGVPTPDTREPQLTAYANDAATILVNEPPEHRDATRLAEILADEQSFQRERDKLRDRTGAILPDNLMFRVETPHGAVGFPVPGGVTTGEATVTTVEGALTIRVWYA; from the coding sequence ATGGATAGGGCCCAGCTACCGGTCTCGCTGCTGGAAGCCGCTCTCGGCGTCGTCGTGATCCTCGCGGTCGCGCTGGGATTCGTCGTCGGCGTGCCCACGCCCGACACCCGAGAGCCACAGTTGACGGCCTACGCGAACGACGCGGCGACGATCCTGGTGAACGAACCGCCGGAACACCGCGATGCGACCCGGCTGGCCGAGATCCTCGCCGACGAGCAGTCCTTCCAGCGCGAACGGGACAAACTACGGGACCGGACCGGTGCGATCCTGCCCGACAACCTCATGTTCCGGGTCGAGACACCACACGGAGCCGTCGGGTTTCCCGTCCCCGGGGGCGTCACCACCGGCGAGGCCACCGTGACGACCGTCGAGGGAGCGCTGACGATCCGGGTGTGGTACGCATAG
- a CDS encoding DUF3592 domain-containing protein, whose protein sequence is MSPLGVADLPELYAKPSGQYEAVVGPVASVRVLSRFGISPVGVSPKLSLAGKQLDLLQGSVFVLVVGVAIAGYGAYEYQQQAQTLSDTTTVEATITDTGVETIPQRRGRTDYEPTATFEYQFDGTTYTGNDIRPSSIATDYDTRSAAEDALSEYEVGETVTAYVNPASPGQAFLENEPSDGPAKFVVVGGVTALVGAASALRSGGDADHG, encoded by the coding sequence GTGTCGCCTCTCGGAGTGGCCGACCTGCCGGAACTCTACGCGAAGCCCTCTGGACAGTACGAGGCCGTCGTCGGTCCCGTCGCGAGCGTCCGGGTTTTAAGTCGTTTCGGGATCTCACCTGTCGGCGTGTCCCCGAAACTCTCACTCGCAGGCAAACAACTCGACCTCCTCCAGGGCAGCGTCTTCGTCCTCGTGGTCGGTGTCGCCATCGCCGGCTACGGTGCGTACGAATACCAGCAACAGGCCCAAACGCTGTCGGACACGACGACGGTCGAGGCGACGATCACCGACACCGGCGTCGAGACGATACCTCAGCGGCGTGGCCGCACGGACTACGAGCCGACGGCCACCTTCGAGTACCAGTTCGACGGCACGACCTACACCGGCAACGACATTCGCCCGTCGAGCATCGCGACGGACTACGACACCCGCTCGGCGGCCGAGGACGCTCTCTCGGAGTACGAGGTCGGCGAGACGGTGACGGCGTACGTCAACCCCGCTTCGCCGGGGCAGGCGTTCCTCGAAAACGAGCCCTCCGACGGACCCGCGAAGTTCGTCGTCGTCGGTGGCGTGACCGCGCTCGTCGGTGCCGCCTCCGCGCTTCGATCTGGCGGTGACGCCGACCACGGGTGA
- a CDS encoding DUF7261 family protein: MLSRRPDARRGQLVLVAAVVVAVALIPIVVAYLQLGYHADVRASGDYDDPTADATRTLTRALATASADVPAEHGWTDRDDAATTVRDRLEPRIEHVERARLDAGTARSLSYNATDAQRWAASSCPSGDGRSFGRCVAIDGVVVQERADRTHVLGVAVDLTVTSERGRTVATVRVPTVAGRES; encoded by the coding sequence GTGCTTTCGAGACGCCCGGATGCCCGGCGTGGGCAACTCGTCCTCGTCGCGGCAGTCGTCGTCGCCGTCGCGCTGATCCCGATCGTGGTGGCGTATCTCCAGCTGGGCTATCACGCCGACGTGCGCGCGAGCGGGGACTACGACGATCCGACGGCCGACGCGACTCGAACGCTGACGCGGGCGCTGGCGACGGCAAGCGCAGACGTACCCGCAGAGCACGGGTGGACCGACCGCGACGACGCGGCGACGACCGTCCGTGATCGGCTCGAACCCCGCATCGAGCACGTCGAGCGAGCACGCCTCGACGCCGGCACGGCGCGGTCGCTGAGCTACAACGCGACGGACGCCCAGCGGTGGGCGGCGTCGTCGTGTCCGAGTGGCGACGGACGGTCGTTTGGTCGCTGTGTCGCGATCGACGGCGTCGTCGTACAGGAGCGGGCCGATCGGACACACGTCCTGGGCGTCGCCGTCGACCTCACCGTGACGAGCGAGCGCGGACGGACGGTCGCGACGGTACGGGTGCCGACGGTGGCGGGCCGTGAGAGCTGA
- a CDS encoding helix-turn-helix transcriptional regulator, whose amino-acid sequence MTDREVMSDLQFLTGSRHRATMLAALSEEPLRPTELCDRVEATRTTVQRILAGFRERTWAEKIDGRYRATLTGQRVHERYRTLWETVERADRLAPLATHLDRFDEPLPVEAFDRGSITEATEQEPLAAVDRIVEWLRDSQGDHIETTTPIVANTFNETVSGLLETDLSVEMVIDENVLERSMTDFETALERGQTHECVDVWVAPEPLTDGLMVRSDRAAVVAYDETNNVRAVLESDDETVVGWGRRQFETTKDRARPLADVLSESSVEE is encoded by the coding sequence ATGACAGACCGAGAGGTGATGAGCGATCTCCAGTTCCTGACTGGATCGCGTCACCGGGCGACGATGCTCGCCGCACTCAGCGAGGAGCCGCTGCGCCCGACGGAGCTCTGTGACCGCGTCGAGGCGACGAGGACCACGGTCCAGCGTATCCTCGCCGGTTTTCGAGAGCGGACCTGGGCCGAGAAGATCGACGGACGGTATCGAGCGACGCTGACGGGGCAACGAGTACACGAGCGATATCGCACCCTCTGGGAGACCGTCGAGCGAGCCGACAGACTCGCACCACTGGCGACGCATCTGGACCGGTTCGACGAGCCACTCCCGGTCGAAGCGTTCGATCGTGGATCGATCACGGAGGCGACCGAGCAAGAGCCCCTGGCAGCCGTCGACCGCATCGTCGAGTGGCTGAGAGACAGCCAGGGCGACCACATCGAGACGACGACACCCATCGTCGCAAACACGTTCAACGAGACCGTCTCGGGACTGCTGGAGACGGATCTCAGCGTCGAGATGGTGATCGACGAGAACGTGTTGGAACGATCGATGACCGACTTCGAGACCGCACTCGAACGCGGGCAGACACACGAGTGTGTCGACGTATGGGTCGCGCCGGAACCGTTGACCGACGGACTGATGGTCCGCTCGGACCGTGCCGCCGTCGTCGCCTACGACGAGACGAACAACGTCCGTGCGGTGCTCGAATCGGACGACGAGACCGTCGTCGGGTGGGGACGCCGGCAGTTCGAGACGACGAAGGACCGGGCACGACCACTGGCAGACGTACTCTCCGAGAGTAGCGTCGAGGAGTAG
- a CDS encoding HTH domain-containing protein — translation MSPPGREVEYTESDVIEVFKDRDDYAEPLTASEVAELLGCSRRTALNKLHDLQESTDLTSKKVGGRSRVWWIPVRMD, via the coding sequence ATGTCACCGCCCGGACGTGAAGTCGAGTACACGGAATCCGACGTGATCGAGGTGTTCAAAGACCGCGACGACTACGCCGAGCCGTTGACGGCCTCCGAAGTCGCGGAGTTGCTTGGCTGTTCCCGACGGACCGCCCTGAACAAACTGCACGACCTCCAGGAGAGTACGGACCTCACGAGCAAGAAGGTCGGCGGCCGAAGTCGTGTCTGGTGGATCCCGGTCCGGATGGACTAG
- a CDS encoding nucleotide-binding protein: MVEAFAVASGKGGTGKTTSTLALGMALAEEYDVTVVDADTGMANMLFHAGLADVETTLHDVLAADAPVEAATYERFGMTVVPCGTSLDDFRDADPTRLRAVVADLAAETDILLLDSAAALDSRSAVLPIVLADRVIVVLQPTIPALSDALKVQEYATSYGTDVAGLLFNKVHDDDAIDEIAAKTEQYFDGPTLATVPASEAAREARRAGRPLLAHAPSSPPATSFRRAATRIDVRDRGSEAVADRFRSAVIPDSP, translated from the coding sequence ATGGTCGAGGCCTTCGCGGTGGCGAGCGGCAAAGGTGGGACCGGCAAGACGACCAGCACGCTTGCGCTGGGGATGGCTCTGGCCGAGGAGTACGACGTGACGGTCGTCGACGCCGATACGGGGATGGCGAACATGCTGTTTCACGCGGGACTTGCAGACGTGGAGACGACGCTTCACGACGTGCTCGCGGCCGACGCACCGGTCGAAGCGGCGACCTACGAGCGGTTCGGGATGACGGTCGTCCCCTGTGGAACGAGCCTGGACGACTTTCGCGACGCCGACCCGACCCGTCTGCGTGCCGTCGTGGCCGATCTCGCCGCGGAGACCGATATCCTGCTGTTGGACTCGGCCGCGGCCCTCGACAGTCGCTCGGCCGTGTTGCCGATCGTACTGGCCGACCGCGTCATCGTCGTCTTGCAGCCGACGATTCCGGCGCTGTCTGACGCGCTCAAAGTACAGGAGTACGCGACCTCCTACGGCACCGACGTGGCCGGACTCCTCTTCAACAAGGTCCACGACGACGACGCGATCGACGAGATCGCAGCCAAGACCGAGCAGTACTTCGACGGGCCGACGCTGGCGACGGTGCCGGCCAGCGAGGCGGCTCGTGAGGCTCGGCGGGCCGGCCGGCCACTGCTGGCGCACGCGCCGTCCTCGCCGCCGGCAACGTCGTTCAGGCGGGCGGCGACGCGGATCGACGTTCGCGATCGCGGCTCCGAGGCGGTCGCAGATCGGTTCCGGAGTGCTGTGATCCCCGACTCGCCATGA
- a CDS encoding integrin alpha, protein MSNTSQIRLRIGRATVVVLIAAVVAASPIVASVTALGDDASISQRTDDIVAQQSAPSGFSGETNLSEAETKYVGTAENDTAGWSVANAGDVNGDGIDDLVVGAPENDTGGTNAGAAYVFFGPADPGTVSLADADVTLVGAAASDRAGYDVSYAGDVNDDGYADVIVGAPGNDSTASNAGAAYVVYGGDTMADRISLADADVTLIGDSPGDRAGWSVSNASGLDGPDGVAVGAPFANDSAGGAYLVSGEQLFGTVDLGAESTATLTGESPGDQAGWSISHAGDVNADGTADVIVGANNYTAADGPAGSGAAYVVYGAVGGERDLGDADLRLRGVDGADRAGWSVSYAGDVNNDSTADVIVGAPFTDPNGTVAAGSAYVVYGEPDRSGDVSLADADVRLTGEGDRDRAGVAVSSAGSGDVTCDGVDDVLVGAPQNDSNGNASGAAYVVAGSESFSGNISLSDADAIFRGEAAGDRAGRAVDDVGDLDDDSFDDIAVGAPRNDSSATDAGAAYVLNSDCAVLETPTATPTETPTDTPTDTPTDTPTDTPTDTPTDTPTDTPTDTPTDTPTDTPTDTPTDTPTDTPTDTPTDTPTDTPTDTPTDTPTDTPTDTPTDTPTDTPTDTPTDTPTDTPTDTPTDTPTDTPTDTPTDTPTDTPTDTPTDTPTDTPTDTPTDTPTDTPTDTPTDTPTDTPTDTPTDTPTDTPTDTPTDTPTDTPTDTPTDTPTDTPTDTPTDTPTDTPTDTPTDTPTDTPTDTPTDTPTDTPTDTPTDTPTDTPTDTPTDTPTDTPTDTPTDTPQNLAAISFVAFCVPGEQGSGNDPCPEGERLLVKFEDQGDGSFAPEGGDAMGVTVTPSEFKDNDPSEVVAVQWTSGQSISTVVVKSSTDECNYPGGSSGTAESCGPPSGQSSQSEPGGGGSGPLPPIFLAGLAATSLVAVGRRD, encoded by the coding sequence ATGAGTAACACTTCCCAGATCCGACTGCGGATCGGACGGGCGACGGTCGTCGTCTTGATCGCCGCGGTCGTCGCGGCGAGTCCCATCGTCGCGAGCGTGACAGCACTCGGTGACGACGCGAGCATCTCACAGCGAACGGACGATATCGTCGCCCAGCAGTCAGCGCCCAGTGGGTTCTCCGGCGAGACGAACCTCTCGGAGGCGGAAACGAAGTACGTCGGCACTGCCGAAAACGATACCGCGGGCTGGTCGGTCGCGAACGCGGGCGACGTGAACGGTGACGGAATCGACGATCTCGTCGTCGGCGCACCGGAGAACGACACCGGCGGGACCAACGCGGGGGCGGCCTACGTCTTCTTCGGCCCGGCCGATCCTGGCACGGTCTCGCTGGCCGACGCCGACGTGACCCTCGTCGGCGCGGCGGCCTCCGACCGCGCTGGCTACGACGTGTCGTACGCGGGTGACGTGAACGACGACGGCTACGCAGACGTGATCGTGGGCGCACCGGGCAACGACAGCACGGCCAGCAACGCTGGCGCGGCCTACGTCGTCTACGGCGGCGACACGATGGCCGACCGGATAAGTCTCGCCGACGCGGACGTGACGCTGATCGGCGACTCGCCGGGCGACCGTGCCGGGTGGTCGGTCTCGAACGCCAGCGGACTCGACGGTCCCGACGGGGTCGCCGTCGGCGCACCCTTCGCCAACGACAGCGCCGGTGGGGCCTACCTCGTCTCCGGCGAGCAGCTGTTTGGCACCGTCGACCTCGGGGCGGAGTCGACCGCTACGCTGACCGGCGAGTCGCCGGGCGACCAGGCCGGCTGGTCGATCTCGCACGCTGGAGACGTGAACGCCGACGGTACGGCCGACGTGATCGTCGGTGCGAACAACTACACGGCCGCCGACGGACCGGCCGGGAGCGGGGCTGCATACGTCGTCTACGGCGCGGTCGGCGGCGAGCGGGATCTCGGCGACGCCGACCTGCGACTCCGTGGCGTCGACGGTGCGGACCGCGCGGGCTGGTCGGTCTCGTACGCGGGTGACGTGAACAACGACAGCACTGCCGACGTGATCGTCGGCGCACCGTTTACCGATCCCAACGGAACGGTCGCGGCGGGATCGGCGTACGTCGTCTACGGCGAGCCAGACAGGTCTGGCGACGTGTCGCTGGCCGACGCCGACGTGCGTCTGACCGGCGAAGGTGACCGCGACCGGGCGGGCGTTGCGGTCTCGTCGGCTGGCTCCGGTGACGTGACCTGTGACGGTGTCGACGACGTGCTCGTCGGCGCGCCGCAGAACGACTCGAACGGGAACGCCTCCGGAGCGGCCTACGTCGTCGCCGGCAGCGAATCGTTCTCGGGTAACATCTCGCTGAGTGACGCCGACGCGATCTTCCGCGGCGAAGCGGCCGGCGATCGAGCGGGCCGTGCGGTCGACGACGTTGGTGATCTCGACGACGACAGCTTCGACGACATCGCGGTTGGTGCGCCACGGAACGACAGTAGCGCAACTGACGCCGGAGCGGCCTACGTGCTGAACAGCGACTGCGCAGTGCTCGAAACGCCGACTGCGACGCCGACCGAAACTCCGACCGATACGCCGACTGACACCCCGACTGACACTCCGACTGACACCCCGACTGACACGCCGACGGATACCCCCACGGATACGCCAACCGACACTCCGACCGATACGCCAACTGACACGCCGACCGACACCCCGACTGACACGCCAACCGACACCCCGACTGACACTCCGACCGACACGCCAACCGACACCCCGACTGACACTCCGACCGACACGCCAACCGACACCCCGACTGACACGCCGACCGACACTCCGACCGATACGCCAACTGACACGCCGACCGACACTCCGACCGATACGCCAACTGACACGCCGACCGACACTCCGACGGACACCCCGACGGATACCCCCACGGATACGCCAACCGACACCCCCACTGACACGCCGACGGACACGCCAACCGATACGCCGACGGACACCCCCACCGACACGCCGACCGACACTCCGACTGACACGCCGACCGACACTCCGACTGACACGCCAACCGACACGCCGACTGACACTCCGACTGACACGCCGACCGATACCCCGACCGATACGCCGACCGATACGCCAACTGACACGCCAACCGACACCCCGACTGACACTCCGACCGACACGCCGACTGACACGCCAACTGACACGCCGACCGACACGCCAACCGATACGCCGACGGACACCCCTACCGACACGCCGACCGACACTCCGACTGACACCCCGACGGATACCCCCACGGATACGCCGACCGACACTCCGACTGACACTCCGACCGACACTCCGACTGACACGCCGACTGACACGCCAACCGACACGCCACAGAATCTCGCGGCGATCAGCTTCGTCGCGTTCTGTGTCCCGGGCGAACAGGGATCGGGCAACGATCCGTGTCCCGAAGGCGAGCGGCTCCTGGTCAAATTCGAGGACCAGGGCGACGGGTCCTTCGCGCCAGAGGGCGGTGACGCGATGGGCGTGACTGTGACCCCATCCGAGTTCAAGGACAACGATCCGTCGGAAGTCGTCGCCGTCCAGTGGACCTCCGGACAGTCGATCTCGACGGTCGTCGTCAAGTCCTCGACTGACGAGTGTAACTACCCCGGTGGGAGTTCGGGCACCGCAGAATCCTGCGGACCGCCGTCGGGCCAGAGTTCCCAGTCGGAACCCGGTGGCGGTGGCTCGGGGCCACTGCCGCCGATCTTCCTCGCCGGACTGGCAGCGACTTCGCTGGTGGCTGTCGGGCGGCGCGACTGA
- a CDS encoding cob(I)yrinic acid a,c-diamide adenosyltransferase, producing MSEDTDGGPRAEPITASAPDDFGLVQAWWGDGKGKTTAALGMAMRAAGHGYRVHLLQFMKGGTSSVEDVRGEYNAIAALPGFSYENAGHYGWHGFLDGSDDDEHAARARGALARAEELIEAAIVADLSAPLALDGPPEDGLHMLVLDEILYAANRDLLAPADVIELIESAPEDLELVLTGGHERPAFLTEYADLVTNVAKERHPLDDGQGARKGTEF from the coding sequence ATGAGTGAGGACACGGACGGCGGTCCGCGGGCCGAACCGATCACAGCCAGCGCACCCGACGACTTCGGTCTCGTACAGGCCTGGTGGGGCGACGGCAAGGGGAAGACGACCGCCGCGCTCGGGATGGCGATGCGGGCGGCCGGCCACGGCTATCGGGTCCACCTGTTACAGTTCATGAAAGGGGGGACCAGCAGCGTCGAAGACGTCCGGGGCGAGTACAACGCGATCGCGGCACTGCCGGGCTTTTCATACGAGAACGCCGGCCACTACGGATGGCACGGCTTCCTCGACGGCAGCGACGACGACGAACACGCCGCTCGTGCGCGGGGCGCGCTGGCTCGCGCGGAGGAACTGATCGAGGCCGCCATCGTCGCCGACCTCTCGGCACCGCTGGCCCTCGACGGCCCGCCCGAAGACGGCCTCCACATGCTCGTCCTCGACGAGATCCTCTACGCCGCCAACCGCGACCTGCTCGCGCCCGCGGACGTGATCGAATTGATCGAGTCGGCACCCGAGGATCTCGAACTGGTGTTGACCGGCGGCCACGAGCGCCCGGCGTTCCTGACCGAGTACGCCGACCTCGTCACGAACGTCGCGAAGGAACGCCACCCGCTGGACGACGGCCAGGGTGCGCGCAAGGGCACGGAGTTCTGA
- a CDS encoding adenosylcobinamide amidohydrolase yields MLEARIRDGVCQCRSDGSRWLGTGPAGGYRRADAVYNVTVPEGFDRTDLSSYVTERRRRAGFEIDGPGLLTGVDVTHARCATVGPVTVLATVGLSNPAALPLDSTSREGRGSADADDAWRPGTVNLVVGTDRALDDGTLAELLATCVEAKAATLSRLVGVPGTTSDAVLVGAATDGDPADFAGSATTVGSAGRACVRDAVRASFRARYADDDPPASVADARYGVTTDRQADVFAPRNYEYE; encoded by the coding sequence ATGCTTGAGGCCCGGATTCGGGACGGCGTCTGTCAGTGTCGCAGCGACGGCAGCCGCTGGCTGGGGACCGGTCCGGCAGGGGGGTATCGACGCGCCGACGCCGTCTACAACGTCACCGTTCCGGAGGGGTTCGACCGCACGGACCTGTCGAGCTACGTCACCGAACGCCGCCGACGCGCGGGATTCGAGATCGACGGCCCCGGTCTGCTCACGGGCGTCGACGTGACTCACGCCCGCTGTGCCACTGTGGGACCGGTCACGGTCCTGGCGACGGTCGGGCTCTCGAATCCGGCTGCGCTGCCCCTCGACTCGACTTCCCGCGAGGGACGCGGATCGGCCGACGCCGACGACGCGTGGCGTCCCGGCACGGTCAACCTCGTCGTCGGCACCGACCGGGCCCTCGACGACGGCACGCTGGCGGAGCTGCTGGCGACCTGCGTCGAAGCCAAGGCCGCGACGCTGTCACGGCTGGTCGGCGTTCCGGGGACGACGAGCGACGCCGTCCTCGTCGGAGCCGCCACCGACGGCGATCCGGCCGACTTCGCCGGCAGTGCGACGACGGTCGGGTCCGCCGGGCGGGCCTGCGTCCGCGACGCGGTCCGGGCCAGTTTCCGGGCGCGGTACGCCGACGACGATCCGCCGGCCTCGGTCGCGGACGCACGCTACGGTGTCACGACCGATCGTCAGGCCGATGTGTTCGCCCCCCGGAACTACGAGTATGAGTGA
- a CDS encoding threonine-phosphate decarboxylase yields the protein MLPDAVDELRESGGQNEAVDEQGRVPHGSADDPWVLDFSANTNPCSPDGAARVYESSLASARRYPPDDYCAFRAAASTVVDCEAREVIPTAGGLAAIRLTLQTSVEPGGSVLVPAPSFGEYAREVRLQGATPAFVDHDAILDADPAGHDLAIVCNPNNPTGECYDAERLRAFAERCRDADTTLLVDEAFLGFTDEPSLAGTPGVVVARALTKLYGLPGLRAGYAVATGRHRERLDTARIAWSLSGPAAAVGTHCLRDTEFVAATRERVSAERERMRTQLAGRFRVSPSDAPFLLLELDGRDTVEELLATVREHDMAIRDARTFRGLDAHVRIAVRMPDENQQLLGVLDA from the coding sequence ATGCTTCCCGACGCCGTCGACGAGCTACGAGAGTCCGGTGGCCAGAACGAGGCCGTCGACGAGCAGGGGCGAGTACCACACGGGAGCGCCGACGACCCCTGGGTGCTCGATTTCAGCGCGAACACCAATCCGTGCTCGCCCGACGGGGCCGCCCGAGTGTACGAGTCGTCGCTCGCGTCGGCCCGCCGGTATCCGCCCGACGACTACTGTGCCTTCCGTGCCGCCGCCTCGACGGTCGTCGACTGCGAGGCCCGCGAAGTCATTCCGACCGCGGGCGGGCTGGCGGCGATCCGGCTCACGCTCCAGACGAGCGTCGAACCGGGCGGCTCCGTCCTCGTCCCGGCACCGAGCTTCGGCGAGTACGCCCGCGAGGTCCGCCTGCAGGGGGCTACCCCCGCCTTCGTCGATCACGACGCGATCCTCGACGCCGACCCGGCCGGCCACGACCTCGCTATCGTCTGCAACCCGAACAATCCGACCGGCGAGTGCTACGACGCCGAGCGACTGCGGGCCTTCGCCGAGCGCTGTCGCGACGCGGACACGACCCTGCTGGTCGACGAGGCGTTCCTGGGGTTCACTGACGAGCCTTCGCTGGCCGGCACGCCGGGGGTCGTCGTCGCCCGCGCGCTGACGAAGCTCTACGGGCTGCCGGGGCTGCGGGCCGGCTACGCCGTCGCCACCGGGAGACACCGTGAACGACTGGACACCGCCCGGATCGCGTGGTCGCTGAGCGGGCCGGCGGCCGCCGTCGGGACCCACTGCCTGCGTGACACGGAGTTCGTCGCGGCGACCCGAGAGCGAGTCAGCGCCGAGCGCGAGCGAATGCGGACACAGCTCGCCGGTCGCTTCCGGGTGTCTCCCTCCGACGCGCCCTTCCTCTTGCTGGAACTCGACGGGCGCGATACGGTCGAGGAGCTGCTCGCGACGGTCCGGGAACACGACATGGCGATCAGGGACGCCCGCACGTTCCGCGGGCTGGACGCACACGTCCGGATCGCCGTGCGGATGCCCGACGAGAACCAGCAGCTGCTGGGCGTCCTCGATGCTTGA